Proteins from one Cicer arietinum cultivar CDC Frontier isolate Library 1 chromosome 3, Cicar.CDCFrontier_v2.0, whole genome shotgun sequence genomic window:
- the LOC101495827 gene encoding uncharacterized protein: protein MGLSSKKSKIMQKSDSDSDDYFDDDDDMSYKEVNDDSEEEVKEDEEEEEDEGRDEEEEEEEEDRTEEQNGWQNDEMEQLEKEYRDLHHQEINTLKNLKHHKDEDLLKGQAVKSQKALWYKILELRFLLQKPFSSSNRLPQESIKASFCESDETVRAAYADLITSSKETLDSILELQEALIAKNPSVTQAINGSERSSKASEVSNHLDDSLDQEWSQISQMHNSIASFRDKSINKWQRMTQVTTGAAAIKGKLHAFNQDISNQVAAYMRDPSRMIKQMQLRRSTVNILGSVAEVNDSSNEAVTHIDGDPELLDDSEFYQQLLKEFFETVDPSSSEKAFYALKRMQTKKRKIVDRRASKSRKIRYNVHEKIVNFMAPKPANLPPMAPMLFEDLFGLKTQRSSAAAS, encoded by the exons ATGGGTTTATCTTCGAAGAAATCTAAAATAATGCAAAAAAGTGACAGTGATTCGGATGATTACTTCGATGATGATGACGATATGTCCTACAAAGAG GTCAATGATGATAGCGAGGAGGAAGTGaaggaagatgaagaagaagaagaggatgagggaagagatgaagaagaagaagaagaagaagaagataggACTGAAGAGCAAAATGGATGGCAAAATGATGAGATGGAACAGCTTGAGAAAGAGTATAGGGATCTTCATCACCAGGAGAT AAACACTTTGAAGAACTTGAAGCATCATAAGGATGAAGATCTCCTAAAAGGACAAGCTGTGAAAAGCCAGAAG GCCCTCTGGTACAAAATTCTTGAGCTCAGATTCCTACTTCAGAAACCGTTCTCAAGTTCAAATAGGCTGCCCCAG GAATCAATAAAAGCTTCATTCTGTGAATCAGATGAGACAGTTAGAGCTGCATATGCAGATTTGATTACTTCTTCCAAGGAGACCTTAGATTCTATATTGGAACTTCAAGAG GCTCTGATTGCAAAGAATCCATCAGTTACCCAAGCCATCAATG GTTCAGAAAGGTCATCGAAAGCTTCAGAAGTTTCTAATCATTTGGATGACAGTCTTGATCAAGAGTGGTCACAGATTTCCCAGATGCACAACAG CATAGCATCTTTCAGAGACAAGTCAATCAACAAATGGCAGAGGATGACACAAGTGACAACTGGTGCTGCTGCAATTAAAGGCAAATTGCATGCTTTTAATCAG GATATCAGCAATCAAGTTGCAGCTTATATGAGAGATCCCAGTAGAATGATCAAGCAGATGCAACTGAGAAGATCAACTGTTAATATACTTGGATCA GTTGCAGAGGTCAATGATAGCTCTAATGAAGCG GTAACACATATTGACGGCGATCCTGAACTGCTGGACGATTCTGAATTTTATCAGCAGTTATTGAAAGAATTTTTCGAGACAGTTGATCCTTCATCATCTG AGAAAGCATTCTATGCTTTGAAAAGAATGCAAACCAAAAAACGCAAAATTGTTGATCGTCGTGCCTCAAAAAGTCGCAAGATAAG GTATAATGTTCATGAAAAGATAGTTAACTTTATGGCTCCTAAACCTGCAAATCTTCCTCCCATGGCTCCAATGCTATTTGAGGATCTGTTTGGATTAAAAACTCAAAGATCATCTGCTGCAGCCTCATAA